The Microlunatus antarcticus DNA segment AGGACGAGGACGCCCGGTCCGGCGGGGCTCGCGGTCTCCTGCACGTCCTTCAGAATCGCAGAAGGCACAGGCTCCGCTGACTACAGTGGCCGGCGTGACGCGGCCGGTGCTGGAGTTCGCGCCCCCCGCGCCGGGCGCCGAACCCGCCTCGACCACGGCCTCCGCGCCGCCCGAGGCGCCGCGCCCGACCACGGTGGAGCGGTTGCGGGACCCCATGCCGGCCGACCGGCTCCGCGGCTGGGTCGTCACCCTCGTGGTCACGGCGATCGCCTTCGTCCTGCGGCTGCCGAACCTCGCCTACCCGAACAAGCTCGTCTTCGACGAGACCTACTACGCCAAGGACGCGTACTCGCTCCTGAAGTTCGGGTACGAGCGGAACTGGCCCGAGAACGCCAACGAGCAGATCACGTCGGGCAACGTCGACGTGTTCCAGAAGACGGCCGAGTTCGTCGTGCACCCGCCCGTCGGCAAGTGGCTGATCGCGTTCGGCGAGCACCTCTTCGGGATGAACTCCTTCGGCTGGCGGGTCGCCCCGCTGGTCTTCGGCACGCTGCTCGTGCTCGTGCTGATCCGGCTCGTGCGCCGGGTGTCGCGCTCGACGCTGATCGGCGGCCTGGCCGGGCTGCTGCTCGCCGTCGACGGGCTGGCCTTCGTCATGTCCCGCACTGCGCTGCTCGACGTGTTCGTCGCCTTCTTCACGGTGGCCGCGGTCGCCTGCCTGGCCGCGGACCGCGACTGGTTCCGCGCCCGGCTCGCGGCCGACCTCGTACGCCGGGGCGTCCCCGACCTCGGGCGCGCGTTCGGTCCGGCGCTGGTCGTCCGACCGTGGCGCCTGGCCGCCGGCGTCTGCTGGGGTCTCGCGCTCGGGACCAAGTGGAACGCCCTCTACGTGCTCGCCGCCTTCGCCCTGCTGAGCCTCGCCTGGGACGTCGGTGCCCGCCGCCTCGCCGGCGCCGGTCGGCGCGCGAACCTGGCGCTCCTGCGCGACGGCGTCCCCGCGTTCGTCTCGCTCGTCGTCGTCGCCCTCGGCGTCTACGTGGCGACCTGGGCGGGCTGGTTCGCCACGTCCGGCGGCTACGGGCGGCAGTGGGGCGCGCAGCACCCCGAGGCGGGGACGACGAAGGCGTTCGGGGAGACGTTCGCGAGCTGGCTGCACTACCAGCGCGACATCTGGAACTTCCACACGGGCGACTTCATCAACCACGCCGAGCACGCCTACCGCGCCGACCCGTGGGGCTGGCTGATTGTGGCCCGGCCGATCGGGATCGACGCGGTGAACAACATCGCGCCCGGCACCGACGGCTGCGCCGGTCCGGACAACTGCATCCGGGTCATCAGCGGCATCGGCACGCCGATCCTGTGGTGGGTCGCCGTCCTCGCGCTGGTCGTCGCCCTGCTGCTCTGGGTCGGCGGGCGCGACTGGCGCTACGGCATCCCCGTCGTCGGCGTCGCCGCCGGCTGGCTGCCGTGGTTCCAGTACGACTCGCGGCCCCTCTTCTTCTTCTACGCGATCATGATCATCCCGTTCTCGGTGATGGCCGTCGCGCTCGTGGCGGGCCGGATCCTGGGTGACGCACGTTCCGGGGACCGCCGCCTGCTCGGCGGCATCGTCGTCGGCGTCTTCGTCGCCGTCGTGATCGCGAACTTCGCCTACCTCTACCCGATCCTCACCGACGAGCTCCTCCCCTACCCCCGCTGGCTGACGAGGATGTGGTTCCGCAGCTGGATCTGAGCGGTGCTGTACCTCTGGGTCCAGCCGCACACCTCTCACACAGCCGCACCCCTTCCGCACCGCCGCACACGTTGGGTCCTGTGCGCCTGTGTCCTGTTTGTGCGGCTGACCGTGCCCGCTGTCCACAGGAGCCGGCTGCAGGTGCGTACGTCGTCCACAGCTCGCCGGCCTCGCTGGAGCGAGAGCAC contains these protein-coding regions:
- a CDS encoding dolichyl-phosphate-mannose--protein mannosyltransferase, with amino-acid sequence MPADRLRGWVVTLVVTAIAFVLRLPNLAYPNKLVFDETYYAKDAYSLLKFGYERNWPENANEQITSGNVDVFQKTAEFVVHPPVGKWLIAFGEHLFGMNSFGWRVAPLVFGTLLVLVLIRLVRRVSRSTLIGGLAGLLLAVDGLAFVMSRTALLDVFVAFFTVAAVACLAADRDWFRARLAADLVRRGVPDLGRAFGPALVVRPWRLAAGVCWGLALGTKWNALYVLAAFALLSLAWDVGARRLAGAGRRANLALLRDGVPAFVSLVVVALGVYVATWAGWFATSGGYGRQWGAQHPEAGTTKAFGETFASWLHYQRDIWNFHTGDFINHAEHAYRADPWGWLIVARPIGIDAVNNIAPGTDGCAGPDNCIRVISGIGTPILWWVAVLALVVALLLWVGGRDWRYGIPVVGVAAGWLPWFQYDSRPLFFFYAIMIIPFSVMAVALVAGRILGDARSGDRRLLGGIVVGVFVAVVIANFAYLYPILTDELLPYPRWLTRMWFRSWI